Proteins encoded within one genomic window of Cytophagales bacterium:
- a CDS encoding T9SS type A sorting domain-containing protein, giving the protein MFRKFEIYGDTLFALGSASIDGINSGGFFAVRLSTEKVEINEIVNDNDANVTLDWEMNPNIRTLEIIQSDGENEVSSGRIERDVTSYTFESTTPNVTYTYQIISRNLFGQAESSSQTYEIVQPEAPANLTAERQEELVLLNWEDLSDNETGFTIYRSADNGDFEALASTEPDVVTFTDESAVLSSAYTYVVEATSENFRSERTNEAIIDIVLSVDQDELFRIYPNPSDGIIGISSSTVIDRIEILDVSGRLLEQHQVNKTQLVRDLSGLENGVYILRIHAKNSLKTQRIILD; this is encoded by the coding sequence ATGTTTCGCAAATTTGAAATATATGGAGATACGCTTTTTGCGCTAGGTTCTGCGTCGATTGATGGCATCAATTCCGGAGGATTCTTCGCGGTACGCCTGAGCACGGAGAAGGTTGAAATCAACGAAATAGTTAATGATAATGATGCTAATGTCACATTGGATTGGGAAATGAATCCAAATATCAGAACATTGGAAATCATTCAAAGTGATGGTGAAAATGAGGTCAGTTCCGGACGCATTGAGAGAGATGTAACATCATACACCTTTGAATCCACTACACCAAATGTCACTTACACCTATCAAATCATCTCAAGAAATTTGTTTGGTCAAGCTGAGTCTTCATCGCAGACCTATGAAATAGTTCAGCCTGAGGCCCCAGCAAACTTGACAGCCGAACGACAAGAAGAGCTGGTGCTCCTCAACTGGGAAGACCTCTCTGACAATGAAACGGGCTTTACCATTTACAGATCAGCGGACAATGGGGATTTTGAAGCATTGGCTTCCACTGAACCGGATGTGGTTACGTTTACTGATGAATCCGCCGTGTTGAGTAGCGCTTACACTTATGTGGTTGAAGCTACCAGTGAAAATTTTCGTTCTGAGAGGACTAATGAGGCAATCATTGATATCGTACTTAGCGTCGATCAAGATGAATTGTTCCGAATTTATCCGAACCCCTCAGACGGAATCATAGGAATTTCGAGTAGTACGGTCATTGATCGAATAGAAATTCTGGATGTATCTGGTCGTCTGTTAGAACAACATCAAGTCAATAAGACACAACTTGTTCGGGACTTAAGTGGCCTGGAAAATGGCGTTTATATCCTGCGCATCCATGCTAAAAACAGCCTGAAAACTCAACGAATCATATTGGATTAA
- a CDS encoding DUF1080 domain-containing protein — MRNTVAILIVVLATFSGCQTEDGWTPLFNGDNLNGWHIYNGGTDYNGWVVQDEVMAFDPNRRTEASSAYLVTDKEYTNFEISFEWMIGEQGNSGFFWGVVEDAAYEYPYLTGPEIQILDDNWSEYIEERGDINRAGSLYALMPPSKIVSKPANTWNHYLIHIDYQKNEGFVEFNNERVLEFPVNGPEWDKLVAASSFANAPGFGASQTGRLALQDHGSTVAFRKIKIREL, encoded by the coding sequence ATGAGAAATACGGTTGCAATTCTAATTGTAGTTTTGGCTACTTTTTCAGGGTGCCAAACGGAAGATGGATGGACACCTCTTTTTAATGGAGACAACCTGAATGGATGGCACATTTACAATGGGGGTACAGACTACAATGGATGGGTCGTTCAGGATGAAGTCATGGCTTTCGACCCGAATCGTCGCACGGAAGCCAGCAGCGCTTACCTGGTGACCGATAAGGAATACACCAACTTCGAAATTTCATTTGAATGGATGATTGGAGAACAAGGAAATTCCGGTTTTTTCTGGGGAGTTGTGGAAGATGCAGCTTACGAGTATCCTTACCTGACGGGTCCCGAAATTCAAATCCTGGATGACAACTGGTCCGAGTACATTGAAGAGCGTGGAGACATTAACCGCGCCGGATCGCTTTATGCCCTCATGCCCCCATCGAAAATCGTGAGCAAACCTGCTAATACCTGGAATCATTACCTCATTCACATTGACTATCAAAAAAATGAAGGCTTTGTTGAATTCAACAATGAACGTGTTTTGGAATTCCCCGTAAATGGCCCTGAATGGGACAAACTGGTCGCAGCTTCCAGTTTTGCGAATGCCCCTGGTTTCGGCGCTTCACAGACCGGACGACTGGCCTTACAAGATCACGGTAGCACAGTGGCGTTTAGAAAGATAAAAATCCGAGAACTTTAA
- a CDS encoding helix-turn-helix transcriptional regulator: MKKTKLGEFEEMVLLTVILLKEEAYGVEIKRELEARLKERLSVGSIQSALKRMEEKGFLESALGEATQKRGGKRKRIYTATPHAHQVLKEISDIRQGLWTEINLEKELRTI, from the coding sequence ATGAAAAAGACAAAACTTGGTGAATTTGAAGAAATGGTGCTGCTCACGGTGATCCTGTTGAAAGAAGAGGCCTATGGAGTGGAGATCAAGCGTGAATTGGAAGCGAGGCTTAAGGAACGATTAAGTGTAGGATCCATCCAGTCGGCGTTGAAGCGAATGGAGGAAAAGGGGTTTTTAGAATCAGCGCTTGGTGAAGCCACCCAAAAAAGAGGTGGTAAACGAAAAAGAATTTACACGGCCACGCCTCATGCACACCAGGTACTCAAAGAGATCAGTGACATCCGTCAGGGGCTCTGGACCGAGATCAATTTAGAAAAAGAGCTGCGAACCATCTGA
- a CDS encoding cytochrome c: MRLFISGVFVFFLLACSSKTDKSSEFSFDKLEKSAPASEKAPASIRVDLTNKGVGPIQIVELSEVIDAPLAETGSVLYQQKCTACHKVGEKFVGPPPNGILKRRSPEWVMNMILYPEIMLKEDQLAKDLFMEFNGAPMANQGLTQQEARAILEYFRTL; this comes from the coding sequence ATGAGACTGTTTATTTCAGGGGTATTTGTTTTTTTCCTGCTGGCTTGTAGTAGCAAAACCGACAAGTCATCAGAATTTTCTTTCGATAAGCTCGAAAAAAGCGCTCCGGCCTCAGAGAAAGCGCCGGCCTCTATTCGAGTAGACCTGACCAATAAAGGAGTGGGGCCCATCCAGATCGTGGAACTTTCCGAAGTGATCGATGCGCCGCTCGCCGAAACCGGATCCGTACTTTACCAGCAGAAATGTACTGCTTGCCACAAGGTAGGTGAGAAGTTTGTTGGGCCTCCACCTAATGGGATATTGAAGCGCCGTTCCCCTGAATGGGTCATGAACATGATCCTGTACCCCGAGATCATGCTCAAAGAAGATCAGCTGGCCAAGGATCTTTTCATGGAGTTCAATGGAGCACCCATGGCCAATCAGGGATTAACGCAGCAAGAAGCTCGGGCAATTTTGGAGTATTTCCGTACGCTGTAA
- a CDS encoding proline racemase family protein, with protein sequence MTSQPVIGLSEFFFTGITFEPMYNADSYSIPGGWIQIKTIEMHTAGEPLRVILDGFPEIQGTRVLDYRRFIQEHYDHLRTALMFEPRGHADMYGVIVTPSQVADFGVVFIHNEGYSTMCGHATLAIAKLAVEAGWVETVTPVTKITIEAPCGILTAFVHVDAGKVTQVRFLNVPSFVAAMDQSISLPKFGTIRYDLAYGGAFYAFVDAQQFNLKLNSDHYQELIDLGMQIKRAVASAQTIAHPEEADLSFLYGTIFIDRPESTDAHSRNVCIFAEGEVDRSPTGSGVSARIAIHHARGEVALNEAIPIESILGTTFDCKVAEVVDYHGINAVIPEVAGDAYVTGKNIFTIDPNDPLKDGFIFR encoded by the coding sequence ATGACATCACAACCAGTCATTGGTCTCTCTGAGTTTTTCTTCACAGGTATTACATTTGAACCCATGTACAATGCTGACTCATATTCTATCCCTGGTGGTTGGATTCAAATAAAAACGATCGAAATGCACACCGCTGGTGAGCCACTGCGGGTGATCCTTGATGGATTTCCTGAAATCCAAGGAACTCGAGTACTCGACTACCGACGATTCATTCAGGAGCACTACGATCATCTGCGAACTGCGTTGATGTTTGAACCAAGAGGACATGCAGATATGTATGGTGTCATTGTGACTCCAAGTCAGGTCGCAGACTTTGGAGTGGTGTTCATCCACAATGAGGGCTACAGTACGATGTGCGGCCACGCTACCCTGGCAATTGCCAAATTGGCGGTGGAGGCTGGTTGGGTGGAGACGGTCACTCCAGTTACAAAAATTACGATCGAAGCACCATGTGGCATACTAACTGCTTTTGTGCATGTGGATGCAGGTAAGGTGACTCAAGTACGCTTCCTAAACGTTCCGTCCTTTGTTGCAGCGATGGACCAATCAATCTCACTTCCAAAATTTGGAACGATCAGATATGACCTTGCTTATGGTGGCGCCTTCTATGCTTTTGTTGACGCACAACAATTCAATTTAAAGCTCAATTCGGATCATTATCAAGAGCTTATTGACCTGGGTATGCAAATCAAACGGGCCGTTGCCTCTGCTCAAACCATTGCACATCCCGAGGAAGCCGACTTGAGTTTTCTTTATGGCACCATCTTCATTGACCGACCAGAATCCACCGATGCCCACAGTCGCAATGTCTGCATCTTTGCCGAAGGAGAAGTAGACCGATCACCAACCGGATCTGGTGTATCAGCTCGGATAGCCATTCATCATGCACGTGGAGAGGTGGCGTTAAACGAAGCCATTCCTATCGAGAGTATATTGGGTACCACATTTGACTGTAAGGTCGCCGAGGTGGTAGACTACCATGGTATCAATGCCGTGATTCCGGAAGTTGCCGGGGACGCTTATGTCACTGGCAAAAACATATTTACCATCGACCCGAACGACCCTCTGAAGGACGGGTTTATTTTCAGATAA
- a CDS encoding FtsX-like permease family protein: protein MSEQTPPKWSTRILQTLIRGAYLEEIEGDLEEVFQDDLEYYGIKTARKHYNLGVFKAVRPNLIKRIKWLYQLRTSNSMTRTLKIALRSLLKFKGHSAINLIGLSVGLAIGGLVLKYAVDQFTYDDFHANEDRIFKIVTASAGGGLETNAWPVGQHLKTNYPEVDKIIYARRAPVGFKVYHNLQRYEHEVHFASKDFFSVFSFDLKQGSAEDALADPYSVVITEELADKYFEGDAMGKTLTMRDSLDFTVTGIVADVPNNSHIQFDVLASFSTLVSMGDFSYGAEYGWGTFNMRNYLLLKKGVNGEAFQSKISGVYEEEVGEWLKEMGVEFTLDLIPLQEVYLNAAYWNGFGPNGSKDELRTLLVIAAFLLLLACVNYINLSTARAAYRAKEIGIKKVVGSSRRFIIGQFMAESTLLTVFAAMLAIGIVTAILPLFNHLMDKQYVAIDFLTPTYLLMLLAMVLIVSFISGFYPALIMSGFKPLQALSGKGLNSKSSAQLRKGLIIFQFFVSSGLVLSTLLVISQLNFMKQQNLGFDKDQVLTIDATDVYQNTGRQVLENKISAFAGVEMVSQSNALPGRPGWQGQWAYPDEFSDQPVDTEYMAIDEAYLPALGLELIAGSNFDLDKPSELSEGLIINESCVKAMGWKSPEDAIGKRIVSPSETPQGTVIGVVRDYHGLGLQEKIWPKAMDFSAETYGRYYAIRFNPQQIDNLLAQLETSWDEVFSGYPLKYRFLDQDFARQYEEENRLAQLLSIFAAIVIIVSIIGLLGLISFITLSKTKEVGIRKVLGANTSHIIYVLSRQFILLVLLGNVLSMPLIWLYGNNWLNNFAYRTELNPLLFLAATLITAMIAFAAVGLHTWRTARMNPVTSLRYE, encoded by the coding sequence ATGTCCGAGCAGACTCCACCGAAATGGAGTACCCGGATTTTACAGACCCTGATCCGAGGTGCTTATTTAGAAGAGATAGAAGGAGACCTGGAAGAAGTTTTTCAGGACGACCTGGAATACTATGGGATCAAAACGGCCAGGAAACATTACAATCTGGGTGTTTTTAAGGCGGTCAGGCCCAACCTGATCAAAAGAATTAAATGGTTGTATCAGTTAAGAACATCAAACTCCATGACAAGAACATTAAAGATTGCACTAAGAAGTCTGTTGAAATTCAAAGGCCATTCGGCGATTAATCTTATTGGTTTATCCGTCGGTCTGGCCATCGGTGGGCTTGTGTTAAAATATGCCGTGGACCAGTTCACTTATGATGATTTCCATGCCAATGAAGATCGCATTTTTAAAATTGTTACTGCCTCTGCAGGGGGCGGACTTGAAACGAATGCGTGGCCTGTAGGGCAACACTTGAAAACGAATTACCCGGAAGTAGATAAGATCATTTACGCCAGGCGTGCACCTGTGGGATTCAAGGTATATCACAACCTGCAGCGCTACGAACATGAAGTTCATTTTGCCAGCAAAGACTTTTTCAGCGTATTTTCTTTCGATCTAAAACAGGGAAGTGCCGAAGATGCGCTTGCTGATCCTTATTCAGTAGTGATAACCGAAGAATTGGCCGACAAATACTTTGAGGGAGATGCCATGGGGAAGACCTTAACCATGCGCGATTCATTGGATTTTACGGTAACAGGCATTGTAGCTGATGTGCCGAACAATTCACATATTCAATTCGATGTATTGGCGTCATTCAGTACGCTAGTGAGCATGGGAGACTTTTCTTACGGCGCCGAATATGGTTGGGGCACTTTCAATATGCGAAATTATCTACTATTGAAAAAAGGTGTGAATGGTGAAGCCTTTCAATCCAAAATCAGTGGAGTATATGAAGAAGAAGTAGGAGAGTGGTTAAAAGAAATGGGAGTAGAATTCACCCTGGACTTGATTCCTTTACAGGAAGTATATCTGAACGCAGCCTATTGGAATGGATTCGGTCCGAATGGCTCCAAAGATGAGTTGCGGACTTTATTGGTGATTGCTGCTTTTCTGCTACTCCTGGCATGTGTAAATTACATCAATTTGAGCACGGCCAGGGCTGCTTATCGAGCCAAAGAAATTGGCATCAAAAAAGTAGTCGGGTCTTCCAGAAGATTCATCATCGGTCAATTCATGGCAGAGTCCACCTTGTTGACGGTGTTTGCAGCTATGCTCGCCATAGGAATTGTAACCGCAATATTGCCCTTGTTCAATCACCTGATGGATAAGCAATACGTGGCAATAGACTTCCTGACTCCAACTTATTTGCTGATGCTGTTGGCCATGGTGCTGATCGTTTCCTTTATCTCAGGATTTTATCCAGCGCTGATCATGTCGGGCTTTAAGCCATTGCAAGCTCTGAGCGGCAAAGGGCTGAATTCAAAAAGCAGCGCACAGCTTCGAAAAGGATTGATAATCTTTCAATTTTTCGTTTCTTCCGGATTGGTACTGAGTACTTTATTGGTCATCAGTCAGCTCAATTTTATGAAGCAACAAAACCTGGGCTTTGACAAGGATCAGGTGTTGACGATCGACGCAACAGACGTATATCAAAATACTGGGAGACAAGTATTAGAAAACAAGATCAGCGCCTTTGCCGGCGTGGAAATGGTCAGTCAGAGTAACGCCTTACCAGGAAGACCCGGTTGGCAAGGACAGTGGGCTTACCCTGATGAGTTTTCCGACCAGCCAGTAGATACGGAATACATGGCAATCGATGAGGCTTATCTTCCTGCACTGGGATTAGAATTAATCGCTGGCAGCAATTTCGATTTGGATAAGCCTTCTGAATTATCAGAAGGATTGATCATCAATGAATCTTGTGTGAAAGCCATGGGATGGAAGAGCCCTGAAGACGCTATCGGCAAGCGGATTGTTTCACCATCCGAAACCCCTCAGGGTACTGTGATCGGTGTAGTGCGGGATTATCATGGTTTGGGATTACAAGAAAAAATCTGGCCCAAAGCCATGGATTTTTCCGCTGAAACGTACGGTAGATATTATGCCATCCGATTCAATCCGCAGCAAATTGATAACCTGCTGGCTCAGCTAGAGACTTCCTGGGATGAAGTTTTTTCCGGATACCCATTGAAATACCGGTTTTTGGATCAGGATTTTGCCCGTCAGTACGAAGAAGAGAACCGATTGGCGCAACTACTTTCCATCTTTGCTGCGATTGTGATCATCGTTTCCATCATCGGGTTATTGGGTTTGATCTCGTTCATTACGCTGAGTAAAACCAAGGAAGTAGGTATTCGAAAGGTGCTCGGCGCCAATACCAGTCATATCATTTATGTGCTGTCACGCCAGTTCATATTGCTGGTTTTATTGGGAAATGTCTTGTCAATGCCTTTGATCTGGCTTTACGGAAATAACTGGCTCAATAATTTCGCTTATCGTACCGAGTTGAATCCTTTATTGTTTCTGGCGGCTACCTTGATTACGGCAATGATTGCTTTTGCTGCCGTTGGGCTGCATACCTGGCGAACCGCCAGAATGAATCCTGTGACCTCTTTGAGGTATGAATAG